Sequence from the Spirochaetota bacterium genome:
GTCCGATACACGAAGAAGTCGTCGGCAGCGACCCATACTGTCATTTTCGCATACGGCGCTTCCGGTTTCTGCGGAACGCTCGTGATGATATGGCACGGGATGGACACGGCCTTGCCGTTCCTGACGCTCTGCACGACATTCGTCCTGACGTAGGAGAATTTGAATTCGCTGAGCGAATGCTCTTCCATGTCGTAGTAGGAGAGCTCTGACCCCATGAATTTTCCGCCCTTGCCCGAGGATGCGATCTTTCTGATCTTCCCGAGCGCCGGCATATAGAGCCGCTGGCTGTCGCCTTCAACTTTGTTCCCGATGGTGAGGAATTTTGTCCCGGCAATATCGGCAGGGGAAATGAATTCGGCGAGAGAATCGGTACCCGCGGCGGTCTTTTTCATGAATGTTCGGAGCTTTCTTACCTTGGTCGCTCCGTTCGCCTGCTTAAGCGTCATGGTCATCGTCGATGCCATGTCATCTGCTTTGGCAAGACCGTACGACCTGGTCATGATCTCATCGGCGTTGGGTGCGGCGAAGGCGATCGAGACAGATGCAAGGGATGCGATCAGTGCCGAATACATGCGTGTTTTCATACAGAAACTCCTTTGTTTTTACTGCTATTTGTATAATTCACGTTTAAACTAAATGACCAAAATAGTAAAATAGTCATCCTGGGGTAAAAAAAATATCTCATTTCCGTATCCCCGAAAGAAGCAGATCTATCATGAAATTGATCTTATCAGCAATGACCTTTCGCTCCTGCCGCAGCGCTTCGAACGGGATGGGAAAACCCATGTTCTTGAAAAGTTCGACCACGATATCGGCGAGTGTCCTGTAATCGATGGATTTAAAACTCCCGTCGCGTATCCCTTCTTCGAAAATAGATGTCATAATGCCGTGCATCTTCTGATAGTATTCATCCGTTTCTTTCCCGATAGAGGTCATAAGCTCATGAATATGCGATCCCTTATGCGCAGTATTGAACAGATTGATATACTCGAACAGGAGATCGAATTCTGTCAGGAAGAACGTCCGCAGTTTCTCTTCGCTCGTTTTGCAATCCTTAAGCGCACCGGTGATCGTATCGACGAACTTCTCCGCTTCGGAGCGGATTATCGCTGTAAAAAGCTCTTCCTTGCTCTTGAAGTAATTATAGATGGTACCCTTCGCGATGCCCGCATTTTCGGCTATCTGGTCGACGGACGTCTTTTTCAGGCCGAATTGCGCGAACAGTTCGGTTGCCCGCTTGAGGATTATTTGTCGTATTTCTATCATGAGCTAAATGACCATTTTATTCATATAGTACAATATACATAATATATCGAATTTGTCAATAGGGGCAGCGACGAATTTTTTCAGTCCCGGAGCTCGGCGCAACGCCAGAGAAATGGCGCTGAGAACGGCTCGGTACCCTTAGGCCCGAGGGTAAGCCCCTGCTTTCGTCCGGCACCATCATTATCGTTCACGATGAGCGATATTCCCATGACGCTTCCGCCCTTGAGCGCAAGGAACGGGAGCGTGAATGAAGGGAAGAACGCCTCATAGACATAGCCGTCGCTCGAAGCACGATACGCAACTTTGACCTCAGGATCAACGCCCGTTTCGGTATTGTTCTCTCCGACATACCGCATGCCGGGGTTCTTTTCGAGATAAGCGACGGGAGTATTCTTATCAAGACCAATGGCATAGCATACATCGTCCTTGTCATACGCGTTCACACCGTCAGCAGCATTGTTCCCCAGATCGAAATAGAGCTGTACGGAATCGCTTTCATACAATTGCGCGACGTTCCCTTTGTTCACAACGGCATCATCGCGGACCTGCACCGCACAATAGAAGCCATTGCCGTCCCAGCGAAAGGCGACGCGTGCCTTGAGGTCGGCGCTGCCCTGGTGCGGGAGCGTATTGTTGAAATCCTTCGACAAAGCGTTCTCATCCAGTACCATCCATGACGCGTCAACCCAATCGGAAAGGTCGCCGTCGGCCGTCACGGGTGCGCGCGCTTTCGGGATGGATATCGACGGCAGACGCAGTGTTCGATTGACGATAAGCTCGTCGGACTGCGCCGTGTACTTGAGCGCATACATCGCGTTCCATGCCGGTGTGCCGGACGGTTCGATCGTTCGTTCATTCGCACCACCCGCTGCGATGTCGAATGCGATGGACGGAGGGAACGACCATAGATCCGGCGAATGCAGGACCTTCACGTTCCCGCGTGCCGGCAGTGTGGACACGTTCCTGAGATGCACAGCGAGCTTTCCATCCGAACGCGTGTTTGCCGTCAGCTCGACGGGGAAATCGAATCCGCGGCAGACAGCGGCGCCGAATGCGCGGCGTATATCGTCGGGCTGAACGATTTTTCCGAACACCCAATATGACGGGACATAGCTCACCGGTACTGCGATCGCAGCAAGCATATTCCCGTTCGCATCATACGCAGCGTCCGCTTTGAGGGATATCGTCACCGAGCCTTTCACGCCGAAAATGCGCGTGTTCGCCGTCACTACTTTCGTGCCGTCCTCTTTTTCAAAGAGGAACACACGGAGCGATCTGTCGCTTGCGATCGTATCGGCCCGCTTGACATCGCGCACAAGCGAGCTCATCGTACGCAGCATGCCGAAATAATGATAGAAATACCGCGATCCGGAGATGCCTTCCTTTGCGAGCAATGCCCCGGGGGCGAAGACACAAAAGGGAACGCGATCGGCGGCAATGCCGTGGAGACTTATCTGCAGGAGCCGCCCGGCCTGATCTTCCTCGGAGTCCGAAAAATAATTGCGGTCATATTCGCCCTGATAGATGGGATTGCGGACGCCGAAGTACTGTTCACTGTTCACCACGGGAATGCCGGGTTTCGCTTTGTCGAGCATCGCGCGCAGACGCCGGTAATCCTCAAAGAGCGGCGGATTTTCGGCGGTCGCGCGGTAGGGATGGACGGTGAACACATCGATAGAGTTCGCCCCGCCGAGTTTCAGGAATTTATCCGTATATTCCATATCGATGCCGTTGATGTTCGCGGCAAGCTTGACCGACGTGTTCACCGCGCGCACGGCCTTGTGCACCGCCTGGAGCACTTTCACATAGAGTTCGGGGGGCATTCCCTTCTCGCCGCCGACGATCCAGATGTTCGGTTCATTGAATATCTCAGCGACAGCAAGTTCGTTCGACAGGGCCGTCACCCATAATGCCATGCGTGCGGCGAATTCGGGGATGGCAGCCTCCCGCTCTTCGATGGGAATAAGTTTCCCATTACGGCTCATGTACCTGAGCGTGAGGGGGTTATCCCGTCCGGCATCGAACACTATCATCACGGATTTCCCGGCTTTCGAAAGCACGCCGTATGCTTCGCGAAGCGCCGTGATATGTTCCTGGTTCTTTACGCTTGTGTTCGTGCGCAGCCCGACCGGCCAGCCGCTTGATGTCGAAAAGAACGACCTTCCCATGCCGGCGCCGAAGCCGCGCGCAAGTTCCTCTTCCGAGAGTAATGACGCCATCGGCGACCATGCGGGAGCGGTATCGAGTCCGAGATACGGATTGAGCGGCAGCGCGAAATCCCCGTCGATGATCACCGCACGCCATTCCGTCGAGGCAAGGATATGTTTCGGCGCCGCGCGCGACGCGAGCGTCAGTGAAAGATCGACGACGCCGGCCATATCACTTGGTATTCCTATCGCTTTCGATGCATCATTGCCGGTAACTTCGACCGTGCGTGTCCATCGTTCTGCGCCGTC
This genomic interval carries:
- a CDS encoding outer membrane lipoprotein-sorting protein, producing MKTRMYSALIASLASVSIAFAAPNADEIMTRSYGLAKADDMASTMTMTLKQANGATKVRKLRTFMKKTAAGTDSLAEFISPADIAGTKFLTIGNKVEGDSQRLYMPALGKIRKIASSGKGGKFMGSELSYYDMEEHSLSEFKFSYVRTNVVQSVRNGKAVSIPCHIITSVPQKPEAPYAKMTVWVAADDFFVYRTEMFDKSGAAEKTVTVNETLTTNGVIVAVRTSVESVSGNSTLIQSEK
- a CDS encoding TetR/AcrR family transcriptional regulator encodes the protein MIEIRQIILKRATELFAQFGLKKTSVDQIAENAGIAKGTIYNYFKSKEELFTAIIRSEAEKFVDTITGALKDCKTSEEKLRTFFLTEFDLLFEYINLFNTAHKGSHIHELMTSIGKETDEYYQKMHGIMTSIFEEGIRDGSFKSIDYRTLADIVVELFKNMGFPIPFEALRQERKVIADKINFMIDLLLSGIRK
- a CDS encoding carbohydrate binding domain-containing protein, translated to MMKVHSVRSCIIIALLAVPAFAELIKNGDFESISGTSINEWKSEGKDGVIEASANGGFISGTYSAYVKSASADPSVRAGAGIAQPVSVEPVTSYTLVFYARAEKDGQILRVFHDAWRAVGAHWYRQKEITLTKEWKKYTIEESIPGAEEWDNRKLSIRFSIAYGSVFIDNVSMTPAAKGSFAAPSRRNILENPGFDDGISGWFAESWNPSWSTKAEHMERDRSVKHAGSSSMKIYGRTVSLVSRRYPFKPDTTYTASFYMRSDDNSGEGVFAFVITPTWKIARTEITPSMLSREWKRYTVSFKAASLGNAYANSFYIRIDPRSTVWLDSVQLEEGVATDYDPGMQAGIEPSVASGIFQKNAPASIAVSARSPKDFSEPHVLTLKSFGTDGAERWTRTVEVTGNDASKAIGIPSDMAGVVDLSLTLASRAAPKHILASTEWRAVIIDGDFALPLNPYLGLDTAPAWSPMASLLSEEELARGFGAGMGRSFFSTSSGWPVGLRTNTSVKNQEHITALREAYGVLSKAGKSVMIVFDAGRDNPLTLRYMSRNGKLIPIEEREAAIPEFAARMALWVTALSNELAVAEIFNEPNIWIVGGEKGMPPELYVKVLQAVHKAVRAVNTSVKLAANINGIDMEYTDKFLKLGGANSIDVFTVHPYRATAENPPLFEDYRRLRAMLDKAKPGIPVVNSEQYFGVRNPIYQGEYDRNYFSDSEEDQAGRLLQISLHGIAADRVPFCVFAPGALLAKEGISGSRYFYHYFGMLRTMSSLVRDVKRADTIASDRSLRVFLFEKEDGTKVVTANTRIFGVKGSVTISLKADAAYDANGNMLAAIAVPVSYVPSYWVFGKIVQPDDIRRAFGAAVCRGFDFPVELTANTRSDGKLAVHLRNVSTLPARGNVKVLHSPDLWSFPPSIAFDIAAGGANERTIEPSGTPAWNAMYALKYTAQSDELIVNRTLRLPSISIPKARAPVTADGDLSDWVDASWMVLDENALSKDFNNTLPHQGSADLKARVAFRWDGNGFYCAVQVRDDAVVNKGNVAQLYESDSVQLYFDLGNNAADGVNAYDKDDVCYAIGLDKNTPVAYLEKNPGMRYVGENNTETGVDPEVKVAYRASSDGYVYEAFFPSFTLPFLALKGGSVMGISLIVNDNDGAGRKQGLTLGPKGTEPFSAPFLWRCAELRD